A window of Deinococcus radiotolerans contains these coding sequences:
- a CDS encoding alpha/beta hydrolase, whose protein sequence is MKKVALALLTLTTTLVACKPTPTPDNALAPFTSQKLNWTTCDPTILGLDSQSPDVQGILNDPSIADRLTCADVRVPANWSNPAAGTASFALIRVAASDTKQRQGAIFFNPGGPGGDGLIFAPLFAYQWASEWNPSKNAKQLKAMTEQYDLIGFSPRGVGASSRLNCGTNEFAAPINPPTTDQSDANFEAMKRQGRLLALACQKNPLTPLINTDATARDLNLARQLMGDAKLNYIGYSYGTWLGSWYAKLFPQQTGRMLLDGNMSWNTTMEHAFGLQPAAFERDFRDALAPYLARQNATFGLGGTGAEVYAAQNRLAEPLRSVMGNIIAQFLYQRDAYPFAGELLKTTVVLDALIKAHPDATPDELMSLAAQATYFDDPEMNAVAAQNAQFLLMIRESQLNPAPFPVELDASSSTFTAITCNDTPWTSTLEQARAKGRQDAEKYPLIGGYDAANPCYQWKGGPSVKQPALPKNMPPILMLQNELDPATPQEGALEALNSTPSAKMILIDDEPQHAAFPYGTTCVDGPITEYFLTGKLPSDKLSTCTALPLWDEEKAVPVKTLTVRNGGLCIAQPVLSSQTLGEQRLIAARNETRHIITQNAGRFLPKTLALSPELRAKLTVQSCQ, encoded by the coding sequence ATGAAGAAAGTAGCCCTCGCCCTGCTGACCCTGACCACCACCCTGGTCGCCTGCAAACCTACCCCCACGCCCGACAACGCCCTGGCTCCCTTCACCAGCCAGAAACTGAACTGGACGACCTGCGACCCCACCATCCTGGGTTTGGACAGCCAGAGCCCGGACGTGCAGGGCATCCTGAACGACCCCAGCATCGCGGACCGCCTCACCTGCGCCGACGTCCGCGTGCCCGCCAACTGGAGCAACCCCGCTGCTGGAACCGCCAGCTTCGCCCTGATCCGCGTGGCCGCCAGCGACACCAAGCAGCGGCAGGGCGCCATCTTCTTCAACCCTGGTGGCCCCGGCGGCGACGGCCTGATCTTCGCCCCGCTGTTCGCCTATCAGTGGGCCAGTGAATGGAACCCGTCCAAGAACGCCAAGCAGCTCAAGGCCATGACCGAGCAGTACGACCTGATCGGCTTCTCCCCACGCGGCGTGGGCGCCAGCAGTCGACTGAACTGCGGCACCAACGAGTTCGCCGCTCCCATCAACCCGCCCACCACCGACCAGAGCGACGCGAACTTCGAGGCCATGAAACGTCAGGGCCGCCTGCTGGCCCTGGCCTGCCAGAAAAACCCCCTGACCCCCCTGATCAACACCGACGCCACCGCCCGCGACCTGAACCTCGCGCGGCAGCTGATGGGCGACGCGAAACTGAACTACATCGGGTACTCGTACGGCACGTGGCTGGGCTCGTGGTACGCCAAGCTGTTCCCGCAGCAGACCGGCCGCATGCTCCTGGACGGCAACATGTCCTGGAACACGACCATGGAGCACGCCTTCGGTCTGCAACCCGCCGCGTTCGAACGCGACTTCCGCGACGCACTGGCTCCCTACCTCGCCCGTCAGAACGCCACCTTCGGGCTGGGCGGCACGGGCGCCGAGGTGTACGCCGCGCAGAACAGGCTGGCTGAGCCGCTGCGCAGCGTCATGGGCAACATCATCGCGCAGTTCCTCTACCAGCGTGACGCGTACCCCTTCGCAGGCGAACTGCTCAAGACCACCGTTGTCCTCGACGCGCTGATCAAGGCCCACCCGGACGCCACCCCGGACGAACTGATGAGTCTGGCGGCCCAGGCCACCTACTTCGACGATCCTGAGATGAATGCCGTCGCCGCGCAGAACGCTCAGTTCCTGCTGATGATCCGCGAGTCGCAGCTGAACCCGGCGCCCTTCCCGGTCGAGCTGGACGCCTCGTCCTCGACCTTCACGGCCATCACCTGTAACGACACCCCCTGGACCAGCACCCTGGAGCAGGCCCGCGCCAAGGGTCGGCAGGACGCCGAGAAGTACCCCCTGATCGGCGGGTACGACGCCGCCAATCCCTGCTACCAGTGGAAGGGTGGCCCCAGCGTCAAGCAGCCCGCGCTGCCCAAAAACATGCCGCCCATCCTGATGCTTCAGAACGAACTGGACCCTGCCACGCCGCAGGAAGGTGCGCTGGAAGCCCTGAACAGCACGCCCAGCGCGAAGATGATCCTGATCGACGATGAGCCCCAGCACGCCGCGTTCCCGTACGGCACCACCTGCGTGGACGGCCCCATCACCGAGTACTTCCTGACCGGGAAGCTGCCGAGCGACAAGCTGAGCACGTGCACGGCTCTGCCGCTCTGGGATGAGGAAAAGGCCGTGCCGGTCAAGACGCTGACCGTCAGGAACGGGGGGCTCTGCATCGCCCAGCCTGTTCTCAGCAGCCAGACCCTGGGTGAACAGCGCCTGATTGCGGCCCGGAACGAAACCCGGCACATCATCACGCAGAACGCGGGCCGCTTCCTGCCGAAGACCCTGGCGCTGAGCCCGGAACTGCGCGCGAAGCTGACCGTGCAGAGCTGCCAGTAA
- a CDS encoding GGDEF domain-containing protein yields the protein MPNRLAPHRDAVKFWVLLMFFTGGLVLSVVGLLLPAGTGFAPAAGWALLLGNAAGSVLALGLLGASRRGLPLSRVDLVFLLLAQACSLGGTLGETWRFGTQFSSMTQLWVTVFAAGFLPRRLVWVQQVVGVVCITLVVRAGAQYSGHAPYLWLVEVLVTVLPVLLTGVAVAYFRGVAEREAQALVLAGRTDPLTGLGNRRALFDLFGAPRPLEAGFTGLVMLDLDHFKAVNDRYGHAGGDRVLQVLAEVLRAQAAPGDLLTRHGGEEFVWVTAAPDEQTLLARVDAARQAFSRRPDALGVTVSAGVALASSRAPDPLPTLLRRADEALYAAKSAGRDQTRLAS from the coding sequence GTGCCGAATCGTCTGGCGCCGCACCGCGACGCGGTGAAGTTCTGGGTGCTGCTGATGTTCTTTACGGGCGGACTGGTGCTGTCCGTTGTGGGCCTGCTGCTCCCGGCGGGGACCGGGTTCGCTCCGGCGGCCGGGTGGGCGCTGCTGCTGGGGAACGCGGCCGGGAGCGTGCTGGCGCTGGGTCTGCTGGGCGCCAGTCGGCGCGGGCTGCCGCTGAGCCGGGTGGATCTGGTGTTCCTGCTGCTGGCGCAGGCGTGCAGTCTGGGCGGGACGCTTGGGGAGACGTGGCGGTTCGGCACGCAGTTTTCCAGCATGACGCAGCTGTGGGTGACGGTATTCGCCGCGGGGTTCCTGCCCAGACGCCTGGTGTGGGTGCAGCAGGTCGTGGGCGTCGTGTGCATCACGCTGGTGGTCCGGGCGGGCGCGCAATACAGCGGGCACGCGCCGTACCTGTGGCTGGTGGAGGTCCTGGTCACGGTCCTGCCGGTGCTGCTGACCGGGGTGGCCGTGGCGTACTTCCGGGGGGTGGCGGAGCGGGAGGCGCAGGCGCTGGTGCTGGCGGGCCGGACTGATCCCCTGACGGGGCTGGGGAACCGCCGCGCCCTGTTTGATCTGTTCGGCGCGCCGCGTCCGCTTGAGGCCGGGTTCACGGGGCTGGTGATGCTAGACCTGGATCACTTCAAGGCGGTGAATGACCGGTACGGGCACGCGGGAGGCGACCGGGTGCTGCAGGTGCTGGCAGAGGTCCTGCGGGCACAGGCGGCGCCGGGTGATCTGCTGACCCGGCACGGTGGGGAGGAGTTCGTGTGGGTGACGGCCGCACCAGATGAGCAGACGCTGCTGGCGCGGGTAGATGCAGCGCGGCAGGCATTTTCCCGGCGGCCTGATGCGCTGGGGGTGACGGTCAGTGCTGGGGTGGCGCTGGCGTCGTCGCGGGCGCCTGATCCGCTGCCGACGCTGCTGCGCCGCGCAGATGAGGCCCTGTACGCCGCGAAGTCCGCGGGCCGTGACCAGACGCGGCTGGCCTCCTGA
- a CDS encoding DUF4385 domain-containing protein: MPKFDYSLNYAELDLRAQPELYRVGVGEQGVLLVQPYKSEILPHWRFATPDAARESSEHIYGMFLAYLEAGDIVGADMARKFLQMGFTRARRYANHKGGKKYEGPVPEGKKGQSGAHGRAERPRDPEDPVKAESARIFKAKWKEAEANEVYARLKREHKKQFG, encoded by the coding sequence GTGCCGAAGTTCGATTACTCACTGAACTACGCCGAGCTGGATCTGCGCGCTCAGCCGGAACTGTACCGGGTGGGCGTGGGGGAGCAGGGCGTGCTGCTGGTGCAGCCGTACAAGTCAGAGATCCTGCCGCACTGGCGTTTTGCCACCCCGGACGCCGCGCGCGAAAGCAGCGAGCACATCTACGGGATGTTCCTGGCGTACCTGGAGGCCGGGGATATCGTGGGGGCGGACATGGCCCGCAAGTTCCTGCAGATGGGCTTCACTCGCGCGCGGCGGTACGCGAACCACAAGGGTGGCAAGAAGTACGAGGGGCCCGTCCCGGAGGGTAAGAAGGGGCAGAGTGGCGCGCATGGCCGCGCCGAGCGGCCGCGTGATCCGGAGGATCCGGTGAAGGCGGAATCCGCGCGGATCTTCAAGGCGAAGTGGAAGGAGGCGGAGGCCAACGAGGTGTACGCCCGCCTGAAGCGGGAGCACAAGAAGCAGTTCGGGTAG
- a CDS encoding FtsW/RodA/SpoVE family cell cycle protein, which produces MKYDLRFPIIIALLLVAGLMTVSTAALSPRASEGIFVKQVLGVVLAAVPLGVLWWAGRDRIYRFAPHLFGLALLLQASTFVIGKEVNGQKNWIMLGPVQFQPLELMKLALILMLAVVLREGFRGWSTYARALAVFAPAAALVIVNDFGGAMVLSVMFGVMLLAARMPWWHAALAMLAVSVAVPTVLFPHLEPYQQKRLTIFVNPYEDPRGAGYQVIQSVIAVGSGGVEGKGYKQGSQSHNGFLPEAHTDFAFSTWAEEQGLVGALGVLVLYGALFWGLAGMAAQSPRLQDQVLFAGILGQIGFQVVENIGAALSVLPLTGITLPLISYGLSSLVSTLTTLGVAYVVYRDRFDGQI; this is translated from the coding sequence ATGAAGTACGACCTGCGTTTCCCCATCATTATCGCGCTGCTCCTCGTGGCTGGCCTGATGACCGTGAGTACGGCGGCCCTGTCGCCCCGCGCCTCGGAGGGCATCTTCGTGAAGCAGGTGCTGGGCGTGGTGCTGGCTGCCGTGCCGCTGGGCGTGCTGTGGTGGGCGGGCCGCGACCGCATCTACCGGTTCGCGCCGCACCTGTTCGGGCTGGCGCTGCTGCTTCAGGCGAGCACGTTCGTGATCGGGAAGGAAGTGAACGGGCAGAAGAACTGGATCATGCTGGGCCCGGTGCAGTTTCAGCCGCTGGAACTGATGAAATTGGCCCTGATCCTGATGCTGGCGGTGGTGTTGCGGGAGGGATTCCGGGGTTGGTCCACGTACGCGCGGGCGCTGGCGGTGTTCGCGCCGGCGGCGGCGCTGGTGATCGTGAACGATTTCGGTGGGGCGATGGTGCTGAGCGTGATGTTCGGCGTGATGCTTCTCGCGGCGCGCATGCCGTGGTGGCACGCGGCGCTGGCGATGCTGGCGGTGAGTGTGGCGGTCCCGACCGTGCTGTTCCCGCATCTGGAACCGTACCAGCAGAAGCGGCTGACGATCTTCGTGAATCCGTACGAGGATCCGCGTGGCGCGGGGTATCAGGTGATTCAGAGTGTCATCGCGGTCGGGTCGGGCGGCGTGGAGGGCAAGGGGTACAAGCAGGGCAGCCAGTCGCACAACGGCTTCCTGCCCGAGGCGCACACGGACTTTGCGTTCAGCACCTGGGCGGAGGAGCAGGGGCTGGTGGGCGCGCTGGGTGTGCTGGTGCTGTATGGGGCTCTGTTCTGGGGGCTGGCGGGTATGGCGGCGCAGTCGCCCCGACTTCAGGATCAGGTGCTGTTCGCGGGCATTCTGGGTCAGATCGGCTTTCAGGTGGTGGAGAACATCGGTGCGGCCCTGAGCGTGCTGCCGCTGACTGGGATCACGCTGCCGCTGATCAGTTACGGGCTGAGCAGTCTGGTGTCGACGCTGACGACGCTGGGCGTGGCGTACGTGGTGTACCGCGACCGGTTCGACGGCCAGATCTGA
- a CDS encoding superoxide dismutase — MKKVLLLPALSLALGSCAMMYAPMTYSLAKQPAGGALNSSGNVTVKRDGMTVMTSAMVSGLAPNTYYVAHYHNQGTASTDPCSSGGAPIMSSKIVGQSDAMGMLTLSGSVAASDVMSATYFNIHTASDAAGTPADAGVSCTSVKM; from the coding sequence ATGAAAAAGGTCCTGTTGCTGCCCGCCCTGTCCCTCGCCCTCGGCTCCTGCGCCATGATGTACGCCCCCATGACGTACTCCCTCGCCAAACAGCCCGCAGGCGGCGCGCTGAACTCCAGCGGGAACGTCACCGTGAAGCGCGACGGCATGACCGTCATGACCAGCGCCATGGTCAGTGGCCTCGCCCCGAACACGTACTACGTCGCGCACTACCACAATCAGGGCACCGCCAGCACCGACCCGTGCAGCAGCGGCGGCGCGCCCATCATGAGCAGCAAGATCGTCGGCCAGAGCGACGCCATGGGCATGCTGACCCTCTCGGGCAGCGTCGCCGCCAGTGACGTCATGAGCGCCACGTACTTCAACATCCACACCGCCAGTGACGCCGCCGGCACCCCCGCGGACGCCGGCGTGAGCTGCACCAGCGTCAAGATGTAA
- the minE gene encoding cell division topological specificity factor MinE, which yields MFSWMKRGRTKETLKDRLELVLAYDRAQIPPGKVDALRNDLLEVVKRYFPAGNSSVEVEQRGDMVVLMANIPLDEPPVGGGRAR from the coding sequence GTGTTCTCCTGGATGAAGCGTGGGCGGACGAAGGAGACGCTGAAAGACCGCCTGGAGCTGGTTCTGGCGTACGACCGGGCGCAGATTCCGCCCGGGAAGGTGGACGCGCTGCGCAACGATCTGCTGGAGGTCGTCAAGCGGTACTTCCCGGCCGGCAACAGCAGCGTGGAGGTTGAGCAGCGGGGCGATATGGTCGTGCTGATGGCGAACATTCCGCTGGATGAGCCGCCCGTCGGTGGTGGCCGAGCCCGCTGA
- the minD gene encoding septum site-determining protein MinD, producing the protein MNAKVIVVTSGKGGVGKTTTTANIGAALAKLGEKVAVIDVDVGLRNLDVVMGLESRVVFDLVDVLEGKCRMSQALIRDKRVENLFLLPASQTRDKDALDPEVFKTVVRDLVENEGFTRILIDSPAGIESGFKTAAAPAEGALVVVNPEVSSVRDADRIIGLLEAQQVSEIRLVINRLRPKMVASGNMLSEADILDILGVKPIGIIPEDEGIIVSTNVGEPAVLGKTKAGEAFMATARRLKGEDVPYPKFEEDRGFLAALRRLFGGA; encoded by the coding sequence ATGAATGCCAAGGTGATTGTCGTCACGTCCGGGAAGGGGGGCGTGGGGAAAACCACGACCACCGCGAATATTGGAGCGGCCCTCGCGAAACTCGGCGAGAAGGTTGCTGTCATCGACGTGGACGTGGGTCTGCGCAACCTCGACGTGGTGATGGGCCTGGAATCCCGCGTGGTGTTCGACCTGGTGGACGTGCTGGAAGGCAAGTGCCGCATGAGTCAGGCGCTGATCCGCGACAAGCGCGTGGAGAACCTGTTCCTGCTGCCGGCCAGTCAGACGCGCGACAAGGACGCGCTGGATCCCGAGGTGTTCAAGACGGTCGTGCGCGACCTCGTGGAAAACGAGGGGTTCACGCGGATCCTGATCGACTCCCCGGCGGGGATCGAGTCGGGCTTCAAGACGGCCGCCGCGCCCGCCGAGGGGGCGCTGGTCGTGGTGAACCCCGAGGTGTCGAGCGTGCGTGACGCGGACCGCATCATCGGGCTGCTGGAGGCGCAGCAGGTCAGTGAGATCCGGCTGGTGATCAACCGCCTGCGCCCGAAGATGGTCGCCAGTGGGAACATGCTGTCCGAGGCGGACATTCTGGACATTCTGGGTGTGAAGCCGATCGGGATCATCCCGGAGGACGAGGGGATCATCGTGAGCACGAACGTCGGTGAGCCGGCCGTACTGGGCAAGACGAAGGCGGGAGAGGCGTTCATGGCGACCGCGCGCCGCCTGAAGGGCGAGGACGTGCCGTACCCGAAGTTCGAGGAGGACCGGGGTTTCCTGGCGGCGCTGCGCCGACTGTTCGGGGGGGCGTGA
- a CDS encoding prepilin peptidase: MTPDVLFVIFAGLLGLLVGSFSNVLIWRLPRGENIAFPPSHCPNCDHRLGVQDLVPVFSWLSLGGKCRYCKAPIKARYPVVELLTGIGYAAIAALFPPLTVGWGALGLMVLFTILLVGSAIDLDTYTIPDELTLPGVALGALFGFLNGRAGVEGLPDFAGAVQGALLGAGVVVAINQFGSWVLRRFRERSWPEFPIGYQQISLALLAGAWLGPWWGAGVGLLSALLNAVTRRVIRVPELLTLGGLLVSVVLGSAGYGPGMILMVQGALAAAGAVSLVCGMYWWLHWRRHREDDGAADDTQVDASAMGFGDVKLAAVIGAFLGWERLLLALVVAVFAGAVFGVVQLAARSENRVKFGPFLALGAVVALLWGGTLISSYREMLGL; encoded by the coding sequence GTGACCCCTGACGTCCTTTTCGTGATCTTCGCCGGGCTGCTGGGCCTGCTGGTGGGCTCGTTCTCAAATGTGCTGATCTGGCGGCTGCCGCGCGGGGAGAACATCGCGTTCCCGCCCAGCCACTGCCCGAACTGCGATCACCGCCTGGGCGTGCAGGACCTCGTGCCGGTCTTCTCCTGGCTGAGCCTGGGCGGCAAGTGCCGCTACTGCAAAGCGCCCATCAAGGCGCGCTACCCGGTCGTGGAACTCCTGACCGGGATTGGCTACGCGGCCATCGCGGCGCTGTTCCCACCACTCACGGTCGGCTGGGGCGCCCTGGGCCTGATGGTGCTGTTCACGATCCTGCTGGTCGGCAGCGCCATTGACCTGGACACCTACACCATTCCGGACGAGCTGACGCTGCCCGGCGTGGCCCTGGGCGCCCTGTTCGGCTTCCTGAATGGCCGGGCGGGCGTGGAGGGCCTGCCGGACTTCGCGGGCGCGGTGCAGGGCGCGCTGCTGGGCGCCGGGGTGGTCGTGGCAATCAACCAGTTCGGATCGTGGGTGCTGCGCCGCTTCCGGGAGCGCTCCTGGCCGGAATTCCCGATTGGGTACCAGCAGATCAGTCTGGCGCTCCTGGCCGGCGCGTGGCTGGGGCCCTGGTGGGGGGCGGGCGTGGGCCTGCTGTCCGCGCTGCTGAACGCCGTGACCCGCCGCGTGATCCGCGTACCGGAACTCCTGACGCTGGGGGGACTGCTGGTCAGCGTGGTGCTGGGCAGTGCCGGGTACGGGCCGGGCATGATCCTGATGGTGCAGGGCGCCCTGGCGGCCGCCGGGGCCGTGTCGCTGGTGTGCGGCATGTACTGGTGGCTGCACTGGCGCCGCCACCGCGAGGACGACGGCGCTGCGGACGACACGCAGGTGGACGCCAGCGCGATGGGGTTCGGGGACGTGAAGCTCGCCGCCGTGATCGGCGCGTTCCTGGGCTGGGAGCGGCTGCTGCTGGCGCTGGTGGTCGCCGTGTTCGCCGGGGCGGTCTTCGGGGTGGTGCAGCTCGCGGCGCGCAGCGAGAACCGCGTGAAGTTCGGGCCATTCCTGGCGCTGGGCGCCGTGGTCGCCCTGCTGTGGGGCGGCACGCTGATCAGCAGTTACCGCGAGATGCTGGGCCTGTAA
- the mobA gene encoding molybdenum cofactor guanylyltransferase, translated as MTPTGPWADVTGVVTAGGRSSRFGSDKALAVWEGRTLLEHACAPLALAPTRLLIAPAGRYHVPGWTVTPDTRPGEGPLAALEAALNAAPDGWVAFTGVDLPGLTRTYWEALLAARTPGLLSVQALDDLNRPQPLAALYHTGLRAHLTGLLDQGERRLRLAAPTARVRHVPVTDPDCLRNVNTPADLPGPR; from the coding sequence ATGACCCCCACGGGCCCCTGGGCCGACGTGACCGGCGTCGTGACCGCCGGCGGGCGCTCCAGCCGCTTCGGGAGCGACAAGGCCCTGGCCGTCTGGGAGGGCCGCACGCTGCTGGAGCACGCCTGCGCCCCCCTGGCCCTGGCCCCCACCCGGCTGCTGATCGCCCCGGCCGGCCGTTACCACGTGCCCGGCTGGACCGTCACGCCCGACACCCGCCCCGGCGAGGGCCCCCTGGCCGCGCTGGAAGCCGCGCTGAACGCCGCTCCGGACGGCTGGGTGGCCTTCACGGGCGTGGACCTTCCCGGCCTGACCCGCACCTACTGGGAGGCGCTGCTCGCCGCGCGGACGCCCGGACTCCTCAGCGTGCAGGCGCTCGATGACCTGAACCGCCCCCAGCCCCTGGCGGCGCTCTACCACACGGGCCTGCGCGCCCACCTGACCGGGCTGCTCGACCAGGGCGAACGCCGCCTGCGGCTCGCCGCACCTACCGCACGGGTCCGGCACGTCCCGGTGACCGACCCGGACTGCCTGCGGAACGTCAACACCCCCGCTGACCTGCCCGGCCCGCGCTGA
- the rimO gene encoding 30S ribosomal protein S12 methylthiotransferase RimO, with product MTEAVKPATAGARKVGFISLGCPKALVDSERILTQLRVEGYEVAPSYEDADAVIVNTCGFITPAVEESLNAIGEALDATGKVIVTGCLGERPEKIMERHPKVAAITGSEAVDDVMGHVRTLLPIETDAFTGLLPVAAPGTRAGAEQPAREDTRHGDVFAPSVKLTPRHYAYVKIAEGCNHTCSFCIIPKLRGLQVSRDAGAVLYEAFRLIAGGTKELMIISQDTSAYGVDVRYRESEFQGEQVRAHLTDLAVKLGEMGAWVRMHYVYPYPHVEKIVELMAQGKILPYLDVPLQHASPKVLRAMRRPGAGKQLDTIRRWREICPELVIRSTFIVGFPGETEEDFQELLTFLEDARLDRVGAFAYSDVEEADANALPGAVPQEVKEERLARFMEVAQRISAEKLAEKVGTVMDVIIDEFNDDEDDQPGTKLIGRTKGDAPGIDGQVYVYAADFAGAVKIGDIVRVRIEDSDEYDLYGEVVETPEWRPNVPQLGHFGKH from the coding sequence ATGACGGAAGCAGTGAAGCCCGCCACCGCGGGCGCAAGAAAGGTGGGGTTCATCAGCCTGGGGTGCCCGAAGGCGCTGGTGGACAGCGAGCGGATCCTGACGCAGCTGCGCGTGGAAGGCTACGAGGTCGCGCCCAGTTACGAGGACGCCGACGCCGTGATTGTGAACACCTGCGGGTTCATCACGCCCGCCGTGGAGGAATCCCTGAACGCGATCGGCGAGGCGCTGGACGCGACGGGGAAGGTCATCGTGACCGGCTGCCTGGGCGAACGCCCGGAGAAGATCATGGAGCGCCACCCGAAGGTCGCGGCCATCACTGGCAGTGAAGCCGTGGATGACGTGATGGGCCACGTGCGGACCCTGCTGCCCATCGAGACGGACGCCTTCACGGGCTTGCTGCCGGTCGCGGCGCCCGGCACGCGCGCCGGGGCGGAACAGCCCGCCCGTGAGGACACCCGCCACGGGGATGTGTTCGCGCCCAGCGTGAAGCTCACGCCGCGGCACTACGCGTACGTGAAGATCGCCGAGGGCTGCAACCACACCTGCTCGTTCTGCATCATCCCGAAGCTGCGCGGCCTGCAGGTGTCGCGCGATGCGGGCGCGGTGCTGTACGAGGCATTCCGATTGATCGCGGGCGGCACGAAGGAACTCATGATCATCAGTCAGGACACCAGCGCGTACGGCGTGGACGTCCGTTACCGCGAGTCCGAATTCCAGGGGGAGCAGGTCCGCGCGCACCTGACCGACCTCGCCGTGAAGCTGGGTGAGATGGGCGCGTGGGTGCGCATGCACTACGTGTACCCCTACCCGCACGTCGAGAAGATCGTGGAACTCATGGCCCAGGGCAAGATCCTCCCGTACCTGGACGTGCCGCTGCAGCACGCCAGTCCGAAGGTGCTGCGCGCCATGCGCCGCCCCGGCGCGGGTAAGCAGCTGGACACCATCCGCCGCTGGCGCGAGATCTGCCCGGAACTGGTGATCCGCTCGACGTTCATCGTGGGCTTCCCCGGCGAGACCGAAGAGGACTTCCAGGAGCTGCTGACGTTCCTGGAGGACGCCCGCCTGGACCGCGTGGGGGCCTTCGCGTACAGCGATGTCGAGGAAGCGGACGCGAACGCGCTGCCCGGCGCGGTGCCGCAGGAGGTCAAGGAAGAGCGCCTCGCGCGCTTCATGGAGGTCGCCCAGCGCATCAGTGCCGAGAAGCTCGCCGAGAAGGTCGGCACCGTGATGGACGTGATCATCGACGAGTTCAATGACGACGAGGACGACCAGCCCGGCACGAAGCTGATCGGCCGCACGAAGGGCGACGCGCCCGGCATTGACGGGCAGGTGTACGTGTACGCCGCTGACTTCGCCGGAGCCGTGAAGATCGGGGATATCGTCCGCGTGCGCATCGAGGACAGCGACGAGTACGACCTGTACGGCGAGGTCGTCGAGACCCCCGAGTGGCGCCCCAACGTGCCGCAACTGGGTCACTTCGGCAAGCACTGA
- a CDS encoding aldehyde dehydrogenase family protein — MTQTQPLSTDLQALFGRQRAHRWTAAQSTPAQRQAILRRLHDAIRARRVALADALRTDLGKSRAEAEITELHPVLEEIQHAIRRLPRWMAPRRVDTPAVLVGARSEVHPQARGVTLILSPWNYPVNLALAPLVASLAAGNTVILKPSEKAPNVARALRDLLEATFDPALVAVVEGDADTARQLTDLPFDHIFFTGSTAVGRHVMRAASANLTSVTLELGGKSPALIDRSADLDLSAERLAWGKLLNAGQTCVAPDYVLVPEAQRDALVLRLDEVIARRYGDRAWLRAGPDYGRLVDAASVQRLERLTRQSVEQGARVVLGGEFSPAERFISPTVVTDVTPDMPLMQEELFGPVLPILTYRSLDDALDLIRRLDAPLALYLFSGDDGVTRRVQRETTSGGMVVNGTVVHLSNPHLPFGGVGPSGMGSYHGEHGFRAFSHERAVLTEPTRSPVRFTYPPYGRPGPRLVAWALRLLERQSGPRE, encoded by the coding sequence ATGACGCAGACTCAGCCGCTCTCCACCGACCTTCAGGCCCTGTTCGGGCGTCAGCGCGCCCACCGCTGGACGGCCGCCCAGAGCACCCCGGCGCAGCGGCAGGCGATCCTGCGCCGCCTGCACGACGCGATCCGTGCCCGCCGTGTGGCGCTGGCGGACGCGCTGCGCACCGACCTGGGCAAGAGCCGCGCCGAGGCCGAAATCACCGAACTGCACCCCGTCCTGGAGGAGATCCAGCACGCCATCCGCCGCCTGCCCCGCTGGATGGCGCCCCGCCGCGTGGACACCCCCGCCGTGCTGGTCGGCGCCCGCAGTGAAGTGCACCCGCAGGCGCGTGGCGTGACCCTGATTCTCAGCCCCTGGAACTACCCCGTGAACCTTGCCCTGGCCCCCCTGGTTGCGAGCCTCGCGGCGGGAAACACCGTGATCCTGAAACCCAGCGAGAAGGCCCCGAACGTGGCCCGCGCGCTGCGCGACCTGCTGGAGGCGACATTCGACCCGGCCCTGGTCGCCGTGGTCGAGGGCGACGCGGACACCGCCCGGCAGCTGACCGACCTGCCCTTCGATCACATCTTCTTCACGGGCAGCACCGCCGTGGGCCGCCACGTGATGCGCGCCGCCAGCGCCAACCTGACCAGCGTCACGCTGGAACTGGGTGGCAAGAGTCCCGCCCTGATCGACCGCAGCGCCGACCTCGACCTGAGCGCCGAGCGCCTGGCGTGGGGCAAACTGCTCAACGCCGGGCAGACCTGCGTCGCCCCCGACTACGTGCTCGTCCCTGAAGCGCAGCGGGACGCGCTGGTCCTGCGCCTGGACGAGGTCATCGCCCGCCGCTACGGGGACCGCGCTTGGCTGCGCGCCGGGCCCGACTACGGCCGCCTGGTGGACGCCGCCAGCGTGCAGCGCCTGGAACGCCTGACCCGCCAGAGCGTCGAACAGGGTGCGCGGGTCGTGCTGGGCGGCGAGTTCAGTCCCGCCGAGCGCTTCATCTCACCGACCGTCGTGACCGACGTCACCCCCGACATGCCGCTGATGCAGGAGGAACTGTTCGGCCCGGTCCTGCCCATCCTGACCTACCGCTCGCTGGACGACGCCCTGGACCTCATCCGCCGCCTGGACGCCCCGCTGGCCCTGTACCTGTTCAGCGGCGACGACGGGGTCACCCGGCGCGTGCAGCGCGAAACCACCAGCGGCGGCATGGTCGTGAACGGCACCGTCGTGCACCTCAGCAACCCGCACCTGCCGTTCGGTGGCGTGGGCCCCAGCGGCATGGGCAGCTACCACGGCGAGCACGGCTTCCGCGCGTTCAGCCACGAACGCGCCGTCCTGACCGAACCCACCCGCAGCCCTGTGCGGTTCACGTACCCCCCCTACGGCCGCCCCGGGCCGCGGCTGGTCGCGTGGGCGCTGCGCCTGCTGGAGCGGCAGAGCGGCCCGCGCGAATGA